A single genomic interval of Asinibacterium sp. OR53 harbors:
- the asnS gene encoding asparagine--tRNA ligase: MFNKRTKIKTLLAGEFVGQDVTVMGWVRTFRNNQFIALNDGSTNNNIQVVVALGMLDDATLKRITTGASLKITGEVVASLGKGQKVEIQAKGLEVLGDSDAEKYPLQPKKHSLEFLREIAHLRFRTNTFGAVFRIRHSLAFAVHQFFNERGFVYLHTPIITSSDAEGAGEMFRVTTLPMEGAPRKEDGGIDFGEDFFGKSTNLTVSGQLEGELGAMAFSDIYTFGPTFRAENSNTTRHLAEFWMIEPEMAFYDIEDNMNLAEEFIQYLIRYAMKHNAEDLEFLDQRLAEEEKQKPQAERSEMGLLEKLRFVVDNQFERIIYTEAIDILLDSPAYKKKKFKYEVKWGIDMQSEHERYLVEKHFKKPVIVTGYPAAIKAFYMRMNEDGKTVAAMDILAPGIGEIVGGSQREERLDRLEQRMKDMHIPAEEMSWYLDTRRYGTVPHAGFGLGFERMVQFVTGMGNIRDVIPFARTPKNCEF; the protein is encoded by the coding sequence ACCAAGATCAAGACCTTGCTGGCCGGCGAATTCGTTGGCCAGGATGTGACGGTAATGGGTTGGGTGCGCACTTTTCGCAACAACCAGTTCATAGCATTGAACGACGGCAGCACCAATAATAATATCCAGGTGGTGGTTGCCCTGGGTATGCTGGACGATGCCACGCTGAAGCGCATCACCACCGGCGCTTCATTGAAGATCACCGGTGAGGTAGTGGCTTCATTGGGAAAGGGACAGAAAGTAGAGATACAGGCGAAGGGCCTGGAAGTGCTGGGCGACAGCGATGCAGAGAAATACCCGCTGCAACCTAAAAAGCACAGCCTCGAGTTTTTGCGGGAGATCGCTCACCTGCGTTTCCGCACCAATACATTCGGCGCGGTGTTCCGCATCAGGCATTCACTGGCTTTTGCCGTGCACCAGTTTTTCAACGAAAGGGGTTTTGTGTACCTGCATACGCCCATCATCACCTCCAGTGATGCAGAAGGTGCGGGCGAAATGTTCCGTGTTACTACATTGCCCATGGAAGGAGCGCCACGCAAAGAAGATGGCGGCATTGATTTCGGAGAAGATTTTTTTGGTAAGAGCACGAACCTCACAGTAAGCGGACAACTCGAGGGAGAGTTAGGCGCCATGGCGTTCAGCGATATTTATACGTTTGGTCCCACTTTCCGCGCAGAAAATTCCAACACCACCCGCCACCTGGCCGAGTTCTGGATGATAGAACCCGAGATGGCGTTTTACGATATTGAAGACAATATGAACCTGGCCGAGGAGTTCATCCAGTACCTGATTCGTTATGCCATGAAGCATAACGCAGAAGACCTGGAATTCCTTGACCAGCGGCTGGCAGAAGAAGAAAAGCAGAAACCGCAGGCCGAGCGTTCAGAGATGGGCCTGCTGGAGAAACTGCGTTTTGTAGTAGACAACCAGTTCGAGCGCATCATTTATACAGAGGCCATTGATATTTTGCTGGACTCCCCTGCTTACAAGAAAAAGAAATTCAAATACGAGGTGAAGTGGGGCATTGATATGCAGAGTGAACATGAGCGTTACCTGGTAGAGAAGCATTTCAAAAAACCCGTGATCGTTACCGGATACCCCGCAGCCATCAAAGCGTTTTACATGCGCATGAACGAAGATGGAAAAACCGTTGCTGCAATGGACATACTGGCCCCCGGCATTGGCGAGATCGTAGGCGGATCACAGCGTGAAGAGCGGCTCGACAGACTGGAGCAGCGCATGAAAGACATGCACATTCCCGCTGAAGAAATGAGCTGGTACCTGGATACACGCCGTTATGGAACGGTGCCGCATGCCGGTTTCGGACTGGGCTTTGAACGAATGGTACAGTTTGTGACGGGTATGGGTAATATCCGCGACGTAATACCCTTTGCCCGTACGCCTAAAAATTGTGAATTTTAG
- a CDS encoding ThuA domain-containing protein yields MKRQIIIFLIASLSAICGFSQKQKAIDWKKLNVLVYSKNGKGYVHDNIASAVAGLQDLGKKYGFKVDTSTNPSVFTRENLSKYHLLIFPSTNNEVFDTEEQRLAFRQYIEAGGGLVGIHSAIATERDWTWFKQFTGGTFSWHAPFQKFKVRVVDKNHPSVAGMPTVWDVEDECYFEKELYPSIHTFLVHDITTVKPHENIKSNMGSFKDYYPAGWHNYYDGGLAWMTTLGHDKKLYSDPSFMRFILQGIEFVATHRPQKLDYSKAYAKERNESIQW; encoded by the coding sequence ATGAAAAGACAAATAATAATCTTTCTAATCGCATCACTATCGGCCATTTGCGGTTTTTCTCAAAAACAAAAAGCAATCGATTGGAAAAAACTGAACGTCCTGGTGTATTCGAAAAACGGTAAAGGCTATGTTCACGACAATATCGCTTCAGCTGTAGCTGGCCTGCAAGATCTGGGCAAGAAATATGGTTTTAAAGTAGACACTTCAACCAACCCCTCGGTATTTACGAGAGAAAACTTGTCAAAATACCATCTCCTGATTTTCCCAAGCACCAATAATGAGGTGTTCGACACGGAAGAACAACGTTTGGCATTTCGGCAATACATCGAAGCGGGCGGAGGCCTGGTTGGTATTCATTCGGCGATAGCCACCGAACGCGATTGGACTTGGTTCAAACAATTCACTGGTGGCACGTTTTCGTGGCACGCGCCTTTTCAAAAGTTCAAAGTGCGGGTTGTGGACAAAAATCATCCTTCGGTAGCAGGTATGCCAACGGTTTGGGATGTTGAAGACGAGTGTTATTTTGAAAAGGAGCTGTACCCATCTATCCACACTTTTTTGGTGCATGATATAACGACTGTTAAACCGCATGAGAACATCAAATCAAATATGGGCAGCTTCAAAGATTATTATCCCGCAGGTTGGCACAACTATTACGACGGTGGCCTGGCCTGGATGACAACATTAGGGCATGATAAAAAACTTTATTCAGACCCATCTTTCATGCGGTTTATTTTGCAAGGCATCGAGTTTGTAGCCACGCATCGCCCTCAAAAACTGGACTATTCAAAGGCGTATGCCAAAGAGCGCAACGAATCAATTCAGTGGTAA
- a CDS encoding Fic family protein translates to MAVYIHQLSNWPHFTWQQELVAPLLAEVRHRQGRLLGRMEGLGFRLQAEANLRTLTLDVLKSSEIEGELLDADQVRSSIARRLGMDIAGLVPADRHVEGVVEMMLDATQHYKQALSADRLFGWHAALFPTGRSGMHKIVVAAWRDNQKEDPMQVVSGAAGREKVHFQAPDADGLDEEMTRFIRWFNEDIKMDGVLKAAVAHLWFVTIHPFDDGNGRIARAIADMQLSRADESVQRFYSMSAQIRKERNAYYDVLENTQKGSMDITAWLLWFLDCLNRAIKATDETLALVLKKARFWEKHATTLLNERQQLMLNKLLDGFEGKLNTSKWAKITKTSQDTALRDIQDLVNKAILTKEPGGGRSTSYTISE, encoded by the coding sequence ATGGCAGTTTATATCCATCAATTATCTAATTGGCCTCATTTTACCTGGCAGCAGGAGCTGGTGGCCCCCTTGTTGGCTGAAGTACGTCACAGGCAGGGCCGGTTATTGGGGCGCATGGAAGGTTTGGGCTTCCGCTTGCAGGCAGAGGCGAATCTCCGAACGCTTACCCTGGATGTATTGAAGTCAAGCGAAATTGAAGGGGAGTTATTGGATGCCGACCAGGTCCGGTCTTCCATTGCCCGCAGACTGGGAATGGATATTGCTGGACTGGTACCTGCAGACCGACATGTGGAGGGGGTGGTAGAAATGATGCTCGATGCGACGCAACATTACAAACAAGCATTATCTGCCGACAGGCTTTTTGGTTGGCATGCAGCCCTATTTCCTACAGGCAGAAGCGGCATGCATAAAATAGTAGTGGCAGCCTGGAGGGATAATCAAAAAGAGGATCCGATGCAGGTAGTTTCCGGTGCCGCAGGAAGGGAGAAAGTCCATTTCCAGGCACCCGACGCCGACGGGTTAGATGAAGAGATGACCCGCTTTATCCGTTGGTTCAACGAGGATATAAAGATGGATGGCGTACTGAAGGCGGCGGTTGCGCATCTTTGGTTTGTAACCATCCACCCTTTCGATGATGGCAACGGGCGTATAGCCCGGGCTATTGCAGATATGCAACTCTCCCGCGCAGATGAATCGGTTCAACGGTTCTATAGCATGAGTGCGCAAATCAGGAAAGAAAGAAACGCCTATTATGATGTTTTGGAAAACACACAAAAGGGGTCCATGGATATTACAGCATGGCTGCTATGGTTTTTAGACTGTTTGAATCGTGCTATAAAGGCCACAGATGAAACGCTCGCTTTGGTACTGAAAAAAGCGCGGTTCTGGGAAAAGCATGCTACTACGCTGTTGAATGAACGGCAACAATTGATGCTGAACAAGCTGCTGGATGGTTTTGAAGGAAAATTGAACACTTCCAAATGGGCCAAGATCACCAAAACATCACAGGATACAGCATTGAGAGACATACAAGACTTAGTGAACAAAGCTATATTGACGAAAGAACCCGGCGGAGGAAGAAGTACGAGTTATACGATTTCAGAATAA